From one Cucurbita pepo subsp. pepo cultivar mu-cu-16 chromosome LG17, ASM280686v2, whole genome shotgun sequence genomic stretch:
- the LOC111779181 gene encoding two-component response regulator ORR21-like isoform X1: MELTKKWMLYEELRVLVVDHDSTTLKIVSKMLGVCGYEAVTAKCAIDALRIVKERKNDIHLILTDTHLPDMGRYELLEKIMEQTSTLPIVAMTTDDNEIVKLGCLFKGAMLCLVKPLTMKNIKDLWQFLFIGGRERSISIRTSNRVQKESTDENDVDKSTDKKSQKTKRKEHDEEEVSTRQVEGDGSESTGPKKPKLIWTQQLHKTFLQAIEALGVDKAHPKEILQLMNVPGLRKENVSSHLQKFRFSLKRGQDVKKKTFESFETAQIPNHRTKLPINVDIFVAKPQETQPQLCNNLSSTSINSNLMGSCDVVSSESCFSKVITSQTCSMNSTQRRSLEDQERRQWFECNRKEMTSTMVEEQGHCMFTVDEELDGVLDVHDLLF, encoded by the exons ATggaattgacaaaaaaatggATGCTATACGAAGAACTCAGAGTTTTGGTGGTTGATCATGATTCTACAACTCTAAAAATTGTCTCCAAAATGCTTGGAGTATGTGGATATGAAG CTGTGACGGCTAAATGCGCCATTGACGCATTGAggatagtgaaagagagaaaaaatgataTCCATCTCATTTTAACAGATACCCATTTGCCTGATATGGGTAGATATGAACTCCTAGAGAAGATTATGGAGCAAACATCCACATTGCCCATTGTTg ctatgACTACCGATGACAACGAGATTGTAAAGTTGGGTTGCCTCTTCAAAGGAGCTATGTTGTGTCTCGTAAAGCCACTCACcatgaaaaacataaaagatcTTTggcaatttttatttatcggAGGAAGAGAACGATCCATCTCTATTAGAACATCGAATCGAGTTCAAAAGGAATCTACCGATGAAAATGACGTAGATAAGAGTACCGACAAAAAATCCCAAAAGACCAAAAGGAAAGAACACGACGAAGAAGAAGTTAGTACTCGACAGGTAGAAGGAGATGGTAGTGAATCAACGGGGCCGAAGAAGCCAAAGCTAATTTGGACTCAACAATTGCATAAGACATTCTTGCAAGCCATTGAAGCATTGGGAGTTGATA AAGCTCATCCAAAGGAGATACTTCAACTCATGAATGTTCCGggattaagaaaagaaaacgttTCGAGTCATTTACAG AAGTTTCGTTTCTCGTTAAAACGAGGTCAAgatgtaaaaaagaaaacttttgaaagtttcgAGACAGCTCAGATTCCTAACCACAGAACGAAATTGCCCATCAATGTTGATATTTTCGTGGCTAAGCCTCAAgaaactcaacctcaactgtGCAACAATCTATCTTCAACTTCTATCAACTCCAATCTTATGGGAAGTTGTGATGTGGTAAGTTCGGAAAGTTGTTTTTCTAAGGTGATTACGAGCCAGACATGTTCGATGAACTCTACACAACGACGATCGCTAGAAGATCAAGAGAGACGACAATGGTTTGAATGtaatagaaaagaaatgacTTCAACGATGGTGGAAGAACAAGGACATTGCATGTTTACGGTCGATGAAGAACTTGATGGAGTTCTTGATGTTCATGATTTACTTTTCTAA
- the LOC111779181 gene encoding two-component response regulator ORR21-like isoform X3: protein MELTKKWMLYEELRVLVVDHDSTTLKIVSKMLGVCGYEAVTAKCAIDALRIVKERKNDIHLILTDTHLPDMGRYELLEKIMEQTSTLPIVAMTTDDNEIVKLGCLFKGAMLCLVKPLTMKNIKDLWQFLFIGGRERSISIRTSNRVQKESTDENDVDKSTDKKSQKTKRKEHDEEEVSTRQVEGDGSESTGPKKPKLIWTQQLHKTFLQAIEALGVDTHPKEILQLMNVPGLRKENVSSHLQKFRFSLKRGQDVKKKTFESFETAQIPNHRTKLPINVDIFVAKPQETQPQLCNNLSSTSINSNLMGSCDVVSSESCFSKVITSQTCSMNSTQRRSLEDQERRQWFECNRKEMTSTMVEEQGHCMFTVDEELDGVLDVHDLLF, encoded by the exons ATggaattgacaaaaaaatggATGCTATACGAAGAACTCAGAGTTTTGGTGGTTGATCATGATTCTACAACTCTAAAAATTGTCTCCAAAATGCTTGGAGTATGTGGATATGAAG CTGTGACGGCTAAATGCGCCATTGACGCATTGAggatagtgaaagagagaaaaaatgataTCCATCTCATTTTAACAGATACCCATTTGCCTGATATGGGTAGATATGAACTCCTAGAGAAGATTATGGAGCAAACATCCACATTGCCCATTGTTg ctatgACTACCGATGACAACGAGATTGTAAAGTTGGGTTGCCTCTTCAAAGGAGCTATGTTGTGTCTCGTAAAGCCACTCACcatgaaaaacataaaagatcTTTggcaatttttatttatcggAGGAAGAGAACGATCCATCTCTATTAGAACATCGAATCGAGTTCAAAAGGAATCTACCGATGAAAATGACGTAGATAAGAGTACCGACAAAAAATCCCAAAAGACCAAAAGGAAAGAACACGACGAAGAAGAAGTTAGTACTCGACAGGTAGAAGGAGATGGTAGTGAATCAACGGGGCCGAAGAAGCCAAAGCTAATTTGGACTCAACAATTGCATAAGACATTCTTGCAAGCCATTGAAGCATTGGGAGTTGATA CTCATCCAAAGGAGATACTTCAACTCATGAATGTTCCGggattaagaaaagaaaacgttTCGAGTCATTTACAG AAGTTTCGTTTCTCGTTAAAACGAGGTCAAgatgtaaaaaagaaaacttttgaaagtttcgAGACAGCTCAGATTCCTAACCACAGAACGAAATTGCCCATCAATGTTGATATTTTCGTGGCTAAGCCTCAAgaaactcaacctcaactgtGCAACAATCTATCTTCAACTTCTATCAACTCCAATCTTATGGGAAGTTGTGATGTGGTAAGTTCGGAAAGTTGTTTTTCTAAGGTGATTACGAGCCAGACATGTTCGATGAACTCTACACAACGACGATCGCTAGAAGATCAAGAGAGACGACAATGGTTTGAATGtaatagaaaagaaatgacTTCAACGATGGTGGAAGAACAAGGACATTGCATGTTTACGGTCGATGAAGAACTTGATGGAGTTCTTGATGTTCATGATTTACTTTTCTAA
- the LOC111779181 gene encoding two-component response regulator ORR21-like isoform X2, whose protein sequence is MELTKKWMLYEELRVLVVDHDSTTLKIVSKMLGVCGYEAVTAKCAIDALRIVKERKNDIHLILTDTHLPDMGRYELLEKIMEQTSTLPIVAMTTDDNEIVKLGCLFKGAMLCLVKPLTMKNIKDLWQFLFIGGRERSISIRTSNRVQKESTDENDVDKSTDKKSQKTKRKEHDEEEVSTRQVEGDGSESTGPKKPKLIWTQQLHKTFLQAIEALGVDKAHPKEILQLMNVPGLRKENVSSHLQFRFSLKRGQDVKKKTFESFETAQIPNHRTKLPINVDIFVAKPQETQPQLCNNLSSTSINSNLMGSCDVVSSESCFSKVITSQTCSMNSTQRRSLEDQERRQWFECNRKEMTSTMVEEQGHCMFTVDEELDGVLDVHDLLF, encoded by the exons ATggaattgacaaaaaaatggATGCTATACGAAGAACTCAGAGTTTTGGTGGTTGATCATGATTCTACAACTCTAAAAATTGTCTCCAAAATGCTTGGAGTATGTGGATATGAAG CTGTGACGGCTAAATGCGCCATTGACGCATTGAggatagtgaaagagagaaaaaatgataTCCATCTCATTTTAACAGATACCCATTTGCCTGATATGGGTAGATATGAACTCCTAGAGAAGATTATGGAGCAAACATCCACATTGCCCATTGTTg ctatgACTACCGATGACAACGAGATTGTAAAGTTGGGTTGCCTCTTCAAAGGAGCTATGTTGTGTCTCGTAAAGCCACTCACcatgaaaaacataaaagatcTTTggcaatttttatttatcggAGGAAGAGAACGATCCATCTCTATTAGAACATCGAATCGAGTTCAAAAGGAATCTACCGATGAAAATGACGTAGATAAGAGTACCGACAAAAAATCCCAAAAGACCAAAAGGAAAGAACACGACGAAGAAGAAGTTAGTACTCGACAGGTAGAAGGAGATGGTAGTGAATCAACGGGGCCGAAGAAGCCAAAGCTAATTTGGACTCAACAATTGCATAAGACATTCTTGCAAGCCATTGAAGCATTGGGAGTTGATA AAGCTCATCCAAAGGAGATACTTCAACTCATGAATGTTCCGggattaagaaaagaaaacgttTCGAGTCATTTACAG TTTCGTTTCTCGTTAAAACGAGGTCAAgatgtaaaaaagaaaacttttgaaagtttcgAGACAGCTCAGATTCCTAACCACAGAACGAAATTGCCCATCAATGTTGATATTTTCGTGGCTAAGCCTCAAgaaactcaacctcaactgtGCAACAATCTATCTTCAACTTCTATCAACTCCAATCTTATGGGAAGTTGTGATGTGGTAAGTTCGGAAAGTTGTTTTTCTAAGGTGATTACGAGCCAGACATGTTCGATGAACTCTACACAACGACGATCGCTAGAAGATCAAGAGAGACGACAATGGTTTGAATGtaatagaaaagaaatgacTTCAACGATGGTGGAAGAACAAGGACATTGCATGTTTACGGTCGATGAAGAACTTGATGGAGTTCTTGATGTTCATGATTTACTTTTCTAA
- the LOC111779181 gene encoding two-component response regulator ORR21-like isoform X4: MELTKKWMLYEELRVLVVDHDSTTLKIVSKMLGVCGYEAVTAKCAIDALRIVKERKNDIHLILTDTHLPDMGRYELLEKIMEQTSTLPIVAMTTDDNEIVKLGCLFKGAMLCLVKPLTMKNIKDLWQFLFIGGRERSISIRTSNRVQKESTDENDVDKSTDKKSQKTKRKEHDEEEVSTRQVEGDGSESTGPKKPKLIWTQQLHKTFLQAIEALGVDTHPKEILQLMNVPGLRKENVSSHLQFRFSLKRGQDVKKKTFESFETAQIPNHRTKLPINVDIFVAKPQETQPQLCNNLSSTSINSNLMGSCDVVSSESCFSKVITSQTCSMNSTQRRSLEDQERRQWFECNRKEMTSTMVEEQGHCMFTVDEELDGVLDVHDLLF; this comes from the exons ATggaattgacaaaaaaatggATGCTATACGAAGAACTCAGAGTTTTGGTGGTTGATCATGATTCTACAACTCTAAAAATTGTCTCCAAAATGCTTGGAGTATGTGGATATGAAG CTGTGACGGCTAAATGCGCCATTGACGCATTGAggatagtgaaagagagaaaaaatgataTCCATCTCATTTTAACAGATACCCATTTGCCTGATATGGGTAGATATGAACTCCTAGAGAAGATTATGGAGCAAACATCCACATTGCCCATTGTTg ctatgACTACCGATGACAACGAGATTGTAAAGTTGGGTTGCCTCTTCAAAGGAGCTATGTTGTGTCTCGTAAAGCCACTCACcatgaaaaacataaaagatcTTTggcaatttttatttatcggAGGAAGAGAACGATCCATCTCTATTAGAACATCGAATCGAGTTCAAAAGGAATCTACCGATGAAAATGACGTAGATAAGAGTACCGACAAAAAATCCCAAAAGACCAAAAGGAAAGAACACGACGAAGAAGAAGTTAGTACTCGACAGGTAGAAGGAGATGGTAGTGAATCAACGGGGCCGAAGAAGCCAAAGCTAATTTGGACTCAACAATTGCATAAGACATTCTTGCAAGCCATTGAAGCATTGGGAGTTGATA CTCATCCAAAGGAGATACTTCAACTCATGAATGTTCCGggattaagaaaagaaaacgttTCGAGTCATTTACAG TTTCGTTTCTCGTTAAAACGAGGTCAAgatgtaaaaaagaaaacttttgaaagtttcgAGACAGCTCAGATTCCTAACCACAGAACGAAATTGCCCATCAATGTTGATATTTTCGTGGCTAAGCCTCAAgaaactcaacctcaactgtGCAACAATCTATCTTCAACTTCTATCAACTCCAATCTTATGGGAAGTTGTGATGTGGTAAGTTCGGAAAGTTGTTTTTCTAAGGTGATTACGAGCCAGACATGTTCGATGAACTCTACACAACGACGATCGCTAGAAGATCAAGAGAGACGACAATGGTTTGAATGtaatagaaaagaaatgacTTCAACGATGGTGGAAGAACAAGGACATTGCATGTTTACGGTCGATGAAGAACTTGATGGAGTTCTTGATGTTCATGATTTACTTTTCTAA
- the LOC111778083 gene encoding RING-H2 finger protein ATL5-like: MPSSGMNLITTVIGFGMSATFIVFVCTRIICGRLRSSHSNSPNYEIESRVDLEQQPESRVSGLEPVLIAAIPTMKFDLEAFSSVEDAQCSICLSEYEEKEVLRIIPKCGHSFHLSCIDVWLRKQSTCPVCRLPLQDTFRTKPVIPMTVSRDQSFDGSEISTDHHSQHWLQLGNTSSQEQLESVPVNPTVGREMTTRQ, translated from the exons ATGCCGAGTTCTGGTATGAACTTGATTACCACTGTTATTGGGTTTGGAATGAGTGCAACATTCATAGTGTTTGTCTGTACAAGAATCATCTGTGGTCGACTTCGTTCATCTCACTCCAATTCCCCCAATTACGAGATTGAATCCAGGGTTGATCTTGAGCAGCAG CCAGAGTCTCGGGTGAGTGGTCTCGAACCGGTTCTCATAGCTGCTATACCAACGATGAAGTTCGACCTGGAGGCTTTCAGTTCTGTAGAAGATGCTCA GTGCTCAATCTGTTTGAGTGAGTATGAAGAGAAGGAAGTACTGAGAATAATACCCAAATGTGGTCACAGTTTTCATCTCTCCTGCATTGATGTATGGCTGAGAAAGCAATCTACCTGTCCAGTTTGCAGGCTGCCATTGCAAGACACTTTTAGAACAAAACCTGTAATACCAATGACAGTGAGCAGAGATCAGTCTTTTGATGGTTCTGAGATTTCAACAGATCATCATTCTCAACACTGGCTTCAACTTGGCAACACAAGCAGTCAAGAACAGCTTGAATCCGTTCCTGTAAACCCCACAGTTGGAAGAGAGATGACAACAAGACAATGA